A stretch of the Bacillus licheniformis DSM 13 = ATCC 14580 genome encodes the following:
- a CDS encoding N-acetylmuramoyl-L-alanine amidase family protein: MKLLIKSFVLLLFSFMAAFPAAFAAEPLSGKTVYVDAGHGGEDSGAVGNGLLEKDVNLEVAMLIDEKLKEEGADTVASRTDDTFLTLEDRVAKASKNASDLFISIHANSAVPEASGTETYFDSTYQAADSERLASDIQERLPDALGTRDRGVKESGFYVIKNSQMPSVLVELGFITNKTDADKLESPEYQEKAADAIADAVVSYYE; encoded by the coding sequence GTGAAACTGTTAATAAAGAGTTTTGTTTTGCTGCTGTTTTCGTTTATGGCGGCTTTTCCAGCTGCTTTTGCGGCTGAGCCGCTTTCCGGGAAGACGGTATATGTTGACGCAGGTCACGGGGGTGAAGACAGCGGTGCTGTCGGAAACGGGCTGCTTGAGAAAGATGTCAACCTTGAAGTGGCAATGCTGATTGATGAAAAGCTGAAAGAAGAAGGAGCCGACACAGTCGCCTCAAGAACGGATGATACGTTTTTGACGCTGGAAGACCGGGTGGCCAAGGCGAGCAAAAATGCTTCAGACTTGTTTATCAGCATTCATGCAAACTCGGCCGTCCCTGAAGCGTCCGGTACAGAAACATATTTCGATTCCACGTATCAAGCCGCTGACAGCGAACGGCTGGCATCTGACATTCAAGAGCGGCTTCCGGATGCGCTGGGCACTCGGGACAGAGGTGTAAAAGAATCAGGGTTTTATGTCATCAAAAATTCTCAAATGCCGAGTGTTTTAGTCGAACTGGGCTTTATCACAAACAAAACTGATGCAGATAAACTCGAAAGTCCGGAATATCAGGAAAAAGCTGCAGACGCGATTGCTGACGCTGTCGTATCTTATTATGAATAA
- a CDS encoding glycerophosphodiester phosphodiesterase, producing MTKIFAHRGASGTFPENTMAAFKHAAAIGADGIELDVQMAKDGRLVVIHDEKLDRTTSLKGYVKDLTYEEIKHGDASHRFAEKTGSVPVPTLEEVFEWAADAEFLLNVELKNSIIRYEGMEEKVMSMIEAYDLQDRIILSSFNHESLALCHRLNPSIELAALYMDVIYKPEEYIEMIPASGFHPYRRSMSDDTIKNAHLKEKAVRPFTINREEEMKKLIAAGIDGFFTDFPEKALKLKAEM from the coding sequence ATGACGAAAATATTTGCACACAGAGGGGCTTCAGGCACTTTTCCCGAAAATACAATGGCGGCGTTTAAGCATGCGGCGGCCATTGGTGCCGACGGCATCGAATTGGATGTTCAAATGGCAAAAGACGGACGTCTTGTTGTCATTCATGATGAAAAGCTTGACAGGACGACTTCACTGAAAGGGTATGTGAAAGATCTTACATATGAGGAAATAAAACATGGAGACGCAAGCCACCGTTTTGCCGAAAAAACCGGTTCTGTCCCTGTGCCGACCCTTGAAGAAGTGTTTGAGTGGGCGGCAGATGCTGAATTTCTTCTTAATGTTGAATTGAAAAACAGCATTATCCGCTATGAAGGGATGGAAGAAAAAGTGATGTCGATGATTGAAGCGTACGACCTTCAAGACCGGATCATTCTTTCATCATTCAATCATGAAAGCCTTGCGTTATGCCACAGACTGAATCCAAGTATTGAATTGGCTGCGCTTTACATGGATGTCATCTACAAGCCGGAGGAATACATTGAGATGATTCCGGCTTCAGGATTTCATCCGTATCGCCGTTCAATGTCGGATGACACGATCAAAAACGCCCATTTGAAAGAAAAAGCGGTCAGGCCGTTCACCATCAACCGTGAAGAGGAGATGAAAAAGCTGATTGCTGCGGGAATAGACGGTTTCTTCACCGACTTTCCCGAAAAAGCGTTAAAATTAAAGGCCGAGATGTGA
- a CDS encoding serine O-acetyltransferase — protein sequence MIFTKTDLRYPVNFFGPGLRINHYGLLIVNSNAKIGANCDIHQGVNIGQNHARRDVPTIGDNVWIGPGAKLFGDIHIADGISIGANAVVNKSFTEENITIAGMPAKKIKEAPSNKDRKQAVQRQIQA from the coding sequence ATGATCTTTACGAAAACAGATCTTCGCTATCCGGTGAATTTTTTCGGGCCAGGGTTGAGGATTAACCATTACGGATTGCTCATCGTAAACAGCAATGCAAAAATAGGTGCAAACTGTGACATTCATCAAGGGGTTAATATCGGACAAAATCACGCTCGCCGCGATGTTCCCACAATCGGAGACAATGTCTGGATCGGGCCGGGGGCAAAGCTCTTTGGCGACATTCACATTGCTGACGGCATATCAATTGGCGCAAACGCCGTGGTCAACAAATCTTTCACTGAGGAAAATATTACAATAGCCGGCATGCCTGCCAAAAAGATTAAAGAGGCGCCGTCAAATAAAGACCGGAAGCAAGCTGTTCAGCGGCAAATACAAGCATGA
- a CDS encoding DUF2627 domain-containing protein, with translation MGRMIALLVLLIPGGLAALGIKLMRDTVFGILIGPFQILWLQGLAGFICFAGGLYLLGGFILYRDRKRNQVSPRFRKKQSGREV, from the coding sequence ATGGGGAGAATGATCGCACTGCTCGTTTTGCTGATCCCGGGAGGCCTGGCTGCTCTCGGAATTAAATTGATGCGCGACACGGTTTTCGGCATTTTGATCGGCCCGTTTCAGATCCTTTGGCTTCAGGGGCTGGCGGGGTTCATATGCTTCGCAGGCGGCCTTTATTTGTTAGGCGGATTTATTCTATACAGAGACAGAAAACGCAACCAAGTAAGCCCCCGTTTCAGAAAAAAGCAGAGCGGCCGCGAGGTGTGA
- a CDS encoding sigma-54 interaction domain-containing protein, with protein MQKVLIVGAGKGGTALLDLLLKTKTMHIEAVIDKNPEAPGLFVAQKNDIETALDWTPYITEQIDIIIETTGDAGVLKQLMRKKHDRTIVVPGSLAYIISQLMNEKQQLIQMLKEQTYKHDRIFNSMNDGMIFIDINEEIILFNKMAEVMTGTKRSEAIGQHIQSVIPTTKLPRILNTREPEYHQKQFLHPNRQIVTTRIPIIDDGGTLLGALSIFKDITDAVELAEEVTNLKEVRTMLEAIIQSSDEAISVVDENGNGMMINRAYTKMTGLTKDQVIGKPANTDISEGESMHLKVLETRRPVRGVRMKVGPNKKEVIVNVAPIIVDGILKGSVGVIHDVSEIQSLTNELNRARQIIRTLEAKYTFADIIGSSEQMLVALEQAKLGAKTPATILLRGESGTGKELFAHAIHNESDRKYNKFVRVNCAAISESLLESELFGYEEGAFSGARRGGKKGFFEEANNGSIFLDEIGELSLNTQAKLLRVLQEKEIVRVGGTKPIPVNVRVIAATNVNIEKALAEGRFREDLYYRINRYPISIPPLRQRKEDIEALSRHLIGKINQEYGRNVKGLTKNALKSLKARKWPGNVRELENVLERAMIFLKPQMEWIDLEHLPEADRPRKKVEAGEAFPEIEDEKLSDAVERFEAHIIKETLEKHQYNRTKTAKALGISIRNLYYKMDKYNLAKDSMQ; from the coding sequence ATGCAAAAAGTACTGATCGTTGGTGCTGGAAAAGGGGGGACCGCCCTCTTGGATTTGCTGCTGAAAACAAAGACGATGCATATCGAGGCGGTCATCGATAAAAATCCGGAAGCTCCCGGGCTTTTCGTCGCGCAGAAAAACGATATCGAAACGGCACTCGACTGGACGCCATACATCACAGAACAGATCGACATCATCATTGAGACGACCGGAGACGCCGGCGTGTTAAAGCAGCTGATGCGAAAAAAGCACGACAGAACGATCGTGGTGCCGGGATCGCTCGCTTATATCATCTCTCAGCTGATGAATGAAAAGCAGCAGCTCATCCAAATGTTAAAAGAGCAGACGTATAAACACGACCGTATTTTCAACTCGATGAATGACGGCATGATTTTTATCGACATTAACGAAGAGATCATTTTGTTTAACAAAATGGCGGAGGTTATGACCGGAACAAAGCGCAGCGAAGCGATCGGCCAGCATATTCAAAGCGTGATCCCGACGACGAAGCTGCCGCGTATTCTCAACACGAGAGAGCCTGAGTATCATCAAAAACAATTTCTCCATCCGAACAGGCAGATTGTCACGACCCGAATTCCGATTATTGATGACGGAGGAACGCTCCTCGGGGCGCTCAGCATATTTAAGGACATTACCGATGCGGTCGAGCTGGCTGAAGAGGTGACCAACCTGAAGGAAGTCAGAACGATGCTTGAAGCGATCATTCAATCTTCCGATGAAGCGATTTCGGTCGTTGACGAAAACGGAAACGGAATGATGATCAACAGGGCATATACGAAGATGACAGGTCTGACAAAAGACCAGGTGATCGGGAAGCCGGCTAATACCGACATATCTGAAGGCGAGAGCATGCATTTGAAAGTGCTCGAAACGAGGCGCCCTGTCAGAGGGGTCAGAATGAAAGTCGGCCCGAATAAAAAAGAAGTGATCGTCAATGTTGCGCCGATTATCGTCGACGGCATTTTAAAAGGGAGCGTCGGCGTCATTCACGACGTATCTGAAATTCAATCGCTCACAAACGAGCTGAACAGAGCACGGCAGATTATCCGTACACTTGAGGCGAAATATACATTTGCCGACATCATCGGGTCAAGCGAGCAGATGCTCGTCGCGCTGGAACAGGCGAAATTGGGGGCGAAGACGCCTGCGACGATTTTGCTGAGAGGCGAATCGGGAACGGGTAAAGAGCTTTTTGCCCATGCCATACATAACGAAAGTGACCGAAAGTATAATAAGTTTGTCCGCGTCAATTGTGCGGCCATATCGGAATCACTGCTTGAATCAGAGCTTTTCGGCTATGAGGAAGGCGCTTTTTCAGGTGCGCGCCGCGGCGGGAAAAAAGGATTCTTTGAAGAAGCGAACAACGGAAGCATTTTCTTGGATGAAATCGGCGAGCTCTCGCTAAACACACAGGCGAAGCTCCTCCGCGTTCTTCAGGAAAAAGAAATCGTCAGAGTCGGCGGGACCAAACCGATCCCTGTGAACGTCCGGGTCATCGCGGCGACTAACGTCAATATTGAAAAGGCGCTCGCTGAAGGCCGGTTTCGCGAAGACTTGTACTACCGGATCAATCGCTATCCGATATCGATTCCGCCGCTCAGACAGCGGAAAGAGGACATTGAAGCCTTGAGCAGGCATTTGATAGGGAAGATCAACCAAGAGTACGGGCGCAATGTAAAGGGGCTTACGAAAAACGCCCTCAAATCGCTAAAAGCGCGGAAGTGGCCGGGGAATGTCAGAGAGCTTGAAAATGTCCTCGAGCGGGCGATGATTTTTTTAAAACCGCAAATGGAATGGATTGATCTAGAACATCTTCCTGAAGCGGACCGTCCGAGAAAAAAGGTGGAAGCCGGCGAAGCTTTCCCTGAAATTGAAGATGAAAAGCTGTCTGATGCGGTCGAACGGTTTGAAGCTCATATCATTAAAGAAACGCTTGAAAAGCATCAATATAACAGAACGAAAACGGCAAAAGCTCTTGGAATCAGCATTCGCAACCTCTATTACAAAATGGATAAATACAACCTTGCAAAAGATAGCATGCAATAA
- a CDS encoding antimicrobial peptide LCI, translated as MKVNKLLTGTTLAVGLLISAAPVFAASHSSEVIAHPTAQYINCPSDLPSSFKSSKSSKCVKSSSGVFSNKFSDSDGTWYFKGKFYSNVFNTWVGFYEG; from the coding sequence ATGAAGGTCAATAAATTATTAACTGGTACGACTCTGGCTGTTGGTTTACTTATTTCTGCAGCGCCGGTATTTGCTGCATCGCATTCATCTGAGGTGATTGCACATCCGACTGCTCAATATATCAATTGTCCAAGTGACTTGCCAAGCTCATTCAAAAGCAGTAAATCATCAAAATGTGTAAAATCATCTTCTGGAGTTTTCAGTAACAAATTTTCTGATAGCGATGGAACATGGTATTTCAAAGGGAAATTTTACAGTAATGTTTTTAATACTTGGGTTGGTTTTTATGAAGGATGA
- the recN gene encoding DNA repair protein RecN yields MLAELSIKNFAIIEELTVSFEKGLTVLTGETGAGKSIIIDAVSLLVGGRGSSEYVRYGEKRAELEGLFLLDGGHPVFDLCTELGIEASDDMIVMRRDINANGKSICRVNGKLVTIAALREVGRLLLDIHGQHDNQLLMEDEHHLQLLDRFAGEEIENALKAYQEVYSRYMDVMKKVKELSESEQEMAHRLDLIQFQLDEIESANLEPKEDELLQEERRQIANFEKIYEALQNAYNALRNEQAGLDWVGMASSELENVSGINEGLNKVSESVANAYYILEDSTFQIRNMLDELEYDPERLDYIESRLNEIKQLKRKYGATVEDIQAYSAKIEEEIDRIENRDSHLQALKSRLESIGKDVAIEAANVSEIRKKWAEKLAKQIQQELKDLYMEKSTFDTEFHVKKAERDDDAPVVNGMPVQLTKHGIDTVRFLISTNTGEPLKSLSKVASGGELSRIMLAMKSIFSAQQDVTSIIFDEVDTGVSGRVAQAIAEKIHRVSIGSQVLCITHLPQVAAMADTHLLITKQSKDGRTTTSVTPLSKQEKIAEIGRMIAGVEVTDLTKRHAKELLNQAKLVKTSG; encoded by the coding sequence TTGTTAGCTGAATTATCGATCAAAAACTTTGCGATTATCGAAGAATTAACCGTTTCTTTTGAAAAAGGGCTGACGGTTCTAACCGGTGAAACAGGTGCCGGAAAATCGATCATCATCGACGCCGTCTCTTTGCTTGTCGGAGGCCGCGGATCGTCCGAATATGTCAGGTATGGCGAAAAAAGGGCCGAATTGGAAGGGCTTTTCCTCCTTGACGGCGGCCATCCGGTTTTTGATTTGTGCACAGAGCTGGGGATTGAAGCCTCGGACGACATGATCGTCATGAGAAGAGATATTAACGCAAACGGCAAAAGCATCTGCCGCGTCAATGGAAAACTTGTCACCATTGCCGCATTGCGGGAAGTCGGCAGACTGCTGCTTGACATTCACGGGCAGCACGACAATCAGCTGCTGATGGAGGACGAGCACCATCTTCAGCTTCTGGACAGGTTCGCAGGAGAAGAAATCGAGAATGCTTTAAAAGCGTATCAGGAAGTTTACAGCCGCTACATGGATGTCATGAAGAAGGTGAAAGAGCTTTCTGAAAGCGAGCAGGAAATGGCTCACAGGCTCGATTTAATACAGTTCCAGCTTGACGAAATCGAATCAGCAAACCTTGAGCCGAAAGAGGACGAGCTTCTTCAGGAAGAGCGCCGTCAAATTGCAAATTTCGAAAAAATATACGAAGCGCTGCAAAATGCCTATAATGCGCTTCGCAATGAGCAGGCCGGGCTTGACTGGGTCGGCATGGCTTCAAGCGAGCTTGAAAACGTCTCAGGCATTAATGAAGGGCTCAATAAAGTATCTGAATCGGTAGCCAACGCTTACTACATTCTCGAAGATTCAACCTTTCAGATCAGAAATATGCTGGATGAACTCGAATACGACCCCGAGCGCCTCGATTATATCGAATCGCGTTTAAACGAAATCAAACAGCTGAAACGCAAATACGGCGCTACTGTCGAAGACATCCAAGCTTATTCGGCTAAGATAGAGGAAGAAATCGACCGGATCGAAAACCGGGACAGCCACTTGCAGGCTTTAAAATCACGACTCGAATCAATCGGCAAGGATGTGGCGATTGAAGCAGCCAATGTGTCCGAAATCAGAAAAAAATGGGCGGAAAAGCTGGCCAAACAGATTCAGCAGGAATTGAAAGATCTGTATATGGAAAAATCGACATTTGATACGGAATTTCATGTGAAAAAAGCGGAACGGGATGATGATGCACCCGTCGTCAACGGAATGCCTGTTCAGCTCACAAAGCACGGCATTGACACCGTTCGTTTCCTGATCTCCACAAACACGGGAGAACCGCTTAAATCCTTGTCAAAGGTTGCTTCAGGAGGAGAGCTCTCAAGAATCATGCTGGCGATGAAAAGCATTTTCTCCGCTCAGCAGGATGTTACATCGATCATTTTCGATGAAGTGGACACTGGTGTAAGCGGAAGAGTCGCGCAGGCGATCGCTGAAAAAATACACCGCGTCTCTATCGGCTCTCAAGTTTTATGCATTACCCACTTGCCGCAGGTGGCCGCGATGGCTGACACCCACCTTTTGATCACGAAACAGTCGAAAGACGGGAGAACAACAACAAGCGTCACACCTTTGTCAAAACAGGAAAAAATAGCGGAAATCGGCCGGATGATTGCCGGCGTTGAAGTAACGGATTTGACGAAGCGCCATGCGAAAGAACTTTTAAATCAAGCTAAGCTAGTCAAAACCAGCGGATAA
- the bcd gene encoding branched-chain amino acid dehydrogenase produces MELFRYMEQYDYEQLVFCQDKQSGLKAIIAIHDTTLGPALGGTRMWTYESEEAAIEDALRLARGMTYKNAAAGLNLGGGKTVIIGDPRKDKNEEMFRAFGRYIQGLNGRYITAEDVGTTVEDMDIIHDETDFVTGISPAFGSSGNPSPVTAYGVYKGMKAAAKAAFGTDSLEGKTVAVQGVGNVAYNLCRHLHEEGAKLIVTDINKEAVERAVAEFGARAVDPDDIYSQECDIYAPCALGATINDDTIPQLKAKVIAGAANNQLKETRHGDQIHDMGIVYAPDYVINAGGVINVADELYGYNSERALKKVEGIYGNIERVLEISKRDRIPTYLAADRLAEERIERMRQSRSQFLQNGHHILSRR; encoded by the coding sequence ATGGAACTATTTCGATATATGGAACAGTATGACTACGAGCAATTGGTATTTTGCCAAGATAAACAGTCCGGTTTAAAAGCGATCATCGCGATTCATGATACGACGCTCGGGCCGGCTCTCGGCGGCACAAGAATGTGGACATACGAAAGTGAAGAAGCCGCAATTGAAGATGCGCTGCGCCTTGCGCGGGGAATGACCTACAAAAATGCGGCGGCCGGACTGAACCTCGGAGGAGGCAAAACCGTTATTATCGGAGATCCGCGCAAAGATAAAAACGAAGAAATGTTCCGCGCTTTCGGCCGCTACATTCAAGGCTTGAACGGCAGATACATCACAGCCGAAGACGTCGGTACAACCGTTGAAGATATGGACATCATTCATGACGAAACCGATTTCGTTACAGGCATTTCACCTGCTTTCGGTTCATCAGGAAATCCTTCTCCGGTAACAGCTTACGGGGTATATAAAGGGATGAAGGCGGCGGCGAAAGCGGCATTCGGAACGGATTCGCTTGAAGGCAAAACCGTTGCGGTTCAAGGCGTCGGAAACGTGGCCTACAACCTGTGCCGGCACCTCCACGAAGAAGGCGCGAAACTGATCGTGACCGACATCAACAAAGAAGCAGTTGAACGTGCAGTCGCCGAATTCGGCGCCCGCGCCGTCGATCCGGATGATATTTATTCGCAGGAATGCGATATATATGCGCCGTGTGCCCTCGGAGCGACAATCAACGATGATACGATTCCGCAGCTGAAAGCCAAAGTGATTGCCGGGGCAGCCAACAACCAGCTGAAAGAAACCCGCCACGGTGATCAAATCCACGACATGGGCATCGTTTATGCCCCGGACTATGTCATCAATGCCGGCGGCGTCATCAATGTCGCTGACGAGCTTTACGGCTATAATTCGGAGCGCGCGCTGAAGAAAGTCGAAGGCATCTACGGAAACATTGAACGCGTCCTTGAAATTTCGAAGCGCGACCGCATTCCGACATACTTGGCCGCAGACCGTCTGGCGGAAGAACGAATTGAGCGCATGCGCCAATCGAGAAGCCAATTTTTGCAAAACGGCCATCACATTTTAAGCAGACGTTAA
- the yqiS gene encoding phosphate butyryltransferase — MKLKQLLQKAAELDNKTVAVAHAEDDEVLQAVKLAVDKQFARFLLIGHREKLRHMMTEQNISKRHVDIIHSESPADSARIAVQAVKSGNADVLMKGNVPTAVLLKAVLNKEYGLRSSHVLSHVAAFEVSGFERLIYVTDAAMNISPKLDELKQILENAVGVARSVGVQMPKVACLAAVETVNPAMEATLNAAALTQMNHRGQIKNCVVDGPLALDNAISPLAARHKNISGIVAGEADILLVPSIETGNVLYKSLIHFAGAKVGAILAGAKAPIALTSRADSAENKLYSIALALCTSEARHEEE; from the coding sequence ATGAAGCTGAAACAACTATTGCAAAAAGCGGCGGAGCTTGACAATAAAACGGTCGCCGTCGCACATGCGGAAGATGACGAAGTGCTGCAAGCGGTCAAACTTGCGGTCGACAAACAATTTGCCCGGTTCTTGCTGATCGGGCACAGAGAAAAACTTAGACATATGATGACAGAGCAGAATATTTCAAAACGGCACGTGGATATCATTCATTCGGAATCGCCGGCGGATTCTGCGAGAATTGCCGTTCAAGCTGTCAAAAGCGGCAATGCGGATGTTCTTATGAAGGGGAATGTCCCGACAGCTGTGCTATTAAAAGCCGTTTTGAATAAAGAGTACGGGCTTCGTTCCTCGCACGTGCTGTCACATGTAGCAGCATTTGAAGTCAGCGGGTTTGAGAGGCTGATTTATGTAACAGATGCGGCGATGAATATCAGCCCCAAGCTTGATGAGCTGAAGCAGATTTTAGAAAACGCAGTCGGCGTGGCGAGGTCGGTCGGCGTGCAAATGCCGAAAGTCGCTTGTCTTGCCGCAGTGGAAACAGTGAATCCCGCGATGGAAGCGACATTGAATGCAGCTGCCTTGACGCAGATGAATCATCGGGGCCAAATCAAAAACTGCGTTGTTGACGGGCCTCTTGCATTGGATAACGCGATATCGCCGCTTGCCGCCCGGCATAAAAACATTTCCGGGATCGTAGCAGGCGAGGCCGATATCCTGCTTGTTCCTTCAATTGAAACAGGCAATGTCCTTTATAAATCATTGATTCATTTTGCGGGTGCAAAAGTGGGAGCCATTTTAGCAGGGGCAAAAGCACCCATCGCCTTGACAAGCAGGGCCGATTCCGCAGAAAACAAGTTGTATTCGATTGCTTTGGCGCTGTGTACGTCTGAAGCACGACATGAGGAGGAATAA
- the spo0A gene encoding sporulation transcription factor Spo0A codes for MEKIKVCVADDNRELVGLLSEYIEGQSDMEVLGVAYNGQECLSLFKDKEPDVLVLDIIMPHLDGLAVLERLRESQLKKQPNVIMLTAFGQEDVTKKAVDLGASYFILKPFDMENLVGHIRQVSGNGSQLTHRAPSSQSSVLRPQPESPKKNLDASITTIIHEIGVPAHIKGYLYLREAISMVYNDIELLGSITKVLYPDIAKKFNTTASRVERAIRHAIEVAWSRGNIDSISSLFGYTVSMSKAKPTNSEFIAMVADKLRLEHKAS; via the coding sequence GTGGAGAAAATTAAAGTATGTGTTGCTGATGATAACAGGGAGCTTGTCGGCCTATTAAGCGAATATATCGAGGGACAGAGCGACATGGAAGTGCTTGGTGTCGCATACAACGGACAGGAATGCCTTTCTTTGTTTAAAGACAAGGAGCCCGACGTGCTTGTGCTGGATATAATCATGCCTCATCTCGACGGATTGGCCGTTCTTGAAAGGCTGAGGGAATCGCAGCTTAAAAAGCAGCCGAATGTCATCATGCTGACGGCGTTCGGCCAGGAAGACGTGACCAAAAAAGCTGTAGATTTAGGCGCGTCGTATTTTATTTTGAAGCCTTTTGACATGGAGAATTTAGTCGGACATATCCGCCAGGTCAGCGGAAACGGATCTCAATTGACACACCGTGCCCCGTCCTCTCAAAGCAGTGTGCTTCGGCCGCAGCCTGAATCGCCGAAGAAAAACCTGGACGCCAGCATCACGACCATCATCCACGAAATCGGCGTACCTGCTCATATTAAAGGCTATTTGTACTTAAGAGAAGCCATCTCCATGGTATATAACGACATCGAACTGCTCGGCAGCATTACAAAAGTGCTTTATCCGGATATCGCCAAAAAATTCAACACGACTGCAAGCCGCGTCGAACGGGCGATTCGCCACGCCATCGAAGTCGCATGGAGCAGAGGCAACATCGACTCGATTTCGTCACTTTTCGGCTACACAGTCAGCATGTCAAAAGCAAAGCCGACCAATAGTGAGTTCATCGCGATGGTCGCAGACAAGCTGAGACTGGAGCATAAGGCTTCTTAA
- the spoIVB gene encoding SpoIVB peptidase produces the protein MVWVRCEESEKVDVEKIRKAVGIILLVSLISVGFYKPVKEYIVIPKNLNIFETGTRAVETSLSVSTPKDGSSEAFTLKENQNEVEIKGEKNGKAELVYDFAGFPVKKTKVNVLPDLKVVPGGQSIGVKLHSVGVLVVGFHQINTSEGKKSPGEAAGIAVGDIITEINGTKIEKMNDITPFIQKAGKTGETLHLSIKRDKQEIKTKLVPKKDQAEDKYRIGLYIRDSAAGIGTMTFFEPKSKKYGALGHVISDMDTKKPIVVEKGQIVKSTVTSIEKGTGGNPGEKLARFASERKVIGDINRNSPFGIFGTLHESIKNRIADKAIPIAFSDEVKEGPAQILTVIENDKVEKFDIQVVSTTPQKFPATKGMVLKITDPRLLSKTGGIVQGMSGSPIIQNGKIIGAVTHVFVNDPTSGYGVHIEWMLSEAGIDIYKKEKAS, from the coding sequence ATGGTGTGGGTTAGGTGCGAGGAGAGTGAAAAGGTGGATGTTGAAAAAATCAGAAAAGCTGTGGGTATAATTCTCCTTGTTTCTTTAATAAGTGTAGGATTTTACAAACCGGTGAAAGAATACATTGTAATACCAAAAAATTTGAACATTTTTGAGACGGGTACCCGTGCGGTTGAAACGAGCTTATCCGTCAGTACTCCGAAAGATGGATCATCAGAAGCATTCACATTGAAAGAAAATCAAAACGAAGTGGAAATAAAAGGCGAAAAGAATGGAAAGGCAGAACTCGTCTATGACTTTGCCGGATTTCCGGTTAAAAAAACGAAAGTAAATGTCCTGCCTGATTTGAAAGTGGTTCCCGGCGGGCAGTCCATTGGTGTAAAACTTCATTCCGTTGGTGTATTGGTCGTGGGTTTTCATCAAATCAATACCTCTGAAGGCAAAAAATCGCCCGGTGAAGCAGCCGGAATCGCGGTAGGCGACATTATCACCGAAATCAACGGCACGAAAATCGAGAAAATGAATGACATTACCCCTTTTATTCAAAAGGCCGGAAAAACAGGAGAAACCTTACATCTGTCGATAAAAAGAGATAAACAGGAAATCAAAACGAAGCTCGTTCCGAAAAAAGACCAGGCTGAAGACAAATACAGAATCGGCTTATATATCAGGGACTCTGCCGCAGGAATCGGCACAATGACTTTTTTCGAGCCGAAATCGAAAAAATACGGAGCGCTTGGCCACGTGATTTCAGATATGGATACGAAAAAACCGATCGTTGTTGAAAAAGGACAAATCGTGAAATCGACCGTCACCTCGATTGAAAAAGGAACAGGCGGAAATCCCGGAGAGAAACTGGCTCGTTTCGCATCAGAACGAAAAGTGATCGGCGATATCAACAGAAACAGTCCATTCGGGATCTTCGGAACGCTTCACGAGTCAATTAAAAACCGCATCGCTGACAAAGCCATTCCGATTGCATTTTCAGATGAAGTAAAAGAAGGCCCTGCCCAAATTTTAACGGTTATTGAAAACGACAAAGTCGAGAAATTCGATATTCAGGTCGTCAGTACGACACCTCAGAAGTTTCCGGCCACAAAGGGCATGGTGCTGAAAATCACCGACCCGAGGCTGTTGAGTAAAACAGGAGGCATCGTTCAAGGGATGAGCGGAAGCCCGATCATCCAAAACGGAAAGATCATTGGCGCCGTAACCCACGTTTTCGTCAATGATCCGACGAGCGGGTACGGTGTGCATATTGAATGGATGCTGTCTGAAGCGGGAATCGATATTTATAAAAAAGAAAAAGCAAGCTGA